The following are encoded in a window of Castanea sativa cultivar Marrone di Chiusa Pesio chromosome 5, ASM4071231v1 genomic DNA:
- the LOC142635547 gene encoding uncharacterized protein LOC142635547, which produces MEISFVVAWSIWYNRNQMVNESLCQSLSQIWGIASRLLNAYKEVFKLSPYMQTNSEIGWVRPPPSVFKVNIDGATSADGRKSSVGVMIRDSNGKVTAALCKLLLGHYFAHETEFLALEARILLAQEMDLKQVIFESDALTIVNSIIANENSGEFDYLVQGTLLFCAPSAARKSDI; this is translated from the coding sequence ATGGAAATTTCCTTTGTGGTAGCTTGGTCCATATGGTATAATCGGAACCAAATGGTGAATGAGTCATTATGTCAATCCCTGAGCCAAATCTGGGGTATTGCTTCAAGGCTACTCAATGCTTATAAAGAAGTCTTCAAGCTCTCTCCTTATATGCAAACAAACAGTGAGATAGGCTGGGTAAGACCACCTCCTAGTGTTTTCAAGGTAAATATTGATGGAGCAACCTCTGCAGATGGAAGAAAGTCTAGTGTTGGTGTGATGATAAGAGACTCTAATGGAAAAGTCACTGCTGCATTATGTAAACTCCTTCTTGGGCACTACTTTGCCCATGAAACAGAGTTCTTAGCTTTGGAGGCTAGAATCCTGCTAGCTCAGGAAATGGACCTTAAACAGGTCATTTTTGAATCAGATGCCCTTACAATAGTCAACAGCATTATTGCAAATGAAAATAGTGGGGAATTCGACTATCTTGTCCAAGGAACTCTTCTCTTCTGTGCACCTTCAGCAGCTAGAAAATCAGACATCTGA
- the LOC142633845 gene encoding tetrahydroberberine oxidase-like translates to MKTNNYNTAKLMIVQTHTSPQVMRTLSLAILVVFAVLLQLHVSMAASDPAQESLLQCLSDHSQSSLPISSITYFPNNSSYTTVLQSYIRNLRFMSPTTPKPVFIVTPSHVSHIQASIICSKIHGLEVRIRSGGHDYDGLSYVSHNPFIIIDLFKLRSININIEDQSAWVDSGATVGELYYRIAEKSKIHGFPAGVCPTVGVGGHFSGGGYGNMMRKYGLSVDNIIDAVVVDVNGRVLDRESMGEDLFWAIRGGGGASFGVIVSWKIKLVVVPEIVTVFRVEKTIEDGATDIVYQWQYVADNIHEDLFIRLVVLPVNKKSYQTVKAKFVALFLGNAENLIALMDQSFPELGLSGNDCIEMSWIESVLYWSNYANGTSLDVLLVRQPESEKFLKKKSDYVQEPISKTGLEGIWKKMMQLRKPALTFNPYGGKMSEISESETPFPHRSGNIYKIQYSVNWKEEGVEAADQNLDRIRMIYDYMKPHVSNSPRGSYLNYRDIDLGTNSVGNVSYSEASLWATKYFKGNFDRLVQVKTIVDPDNFFRYEQSIPSLVSWTNVVAE, encoded by the coding sequence ATGAAAACCAATAATTACAACACAGCTAAGCTTATGATCGTTCAGACACACACGAGCCCACAGGTAATGAGGACTCTAAGCTTAGCAATTCTTGTAGTTTTCGCAGTCCTTCTTCAGCTACATGTTTCAATGGCTGCTTCAGATCCAGCCCAAGAGAGCCTCCTCCAATGTCTTTCAGACCATTCTCAATCATCCCTACCAATCTCTTCAATCACCTACTTCCCCAACAACTCTTCGTACACAACTGTCTTGCAGTCCTACATAAGAAACCTCAGATTCATGTCACCCACAACCCCAAAACCAGTTTTCATAGTGACCCCCAGCCATGTATCTCACATCCAAGCATCAATAATCTGTTCTAAAATCCACGGCCTTGAAGTTAGAATCCGCAGTGGTGGTCACGACTATGATGGCCTTTCATATGTATCACACAACCCGTTCATAATCATTGACTTGTTCAAGTTAAGATCCATAAATATCAACATAGAAGATCAGAGCGCTTGGGTTGATTCTGGGGCAACAGTTGGTGAGCTTTATTATAGAATAGCAGAGAAGAGCAAAATCCATGGATTCCCAGCTGGGGTTTGTCCCACAGTAGGTGTTGGAGGCCATTTTAGCGGAGGTGGGTACGGTAACATGATGAGAAAATACGGCCTATCTGTGGATAATATCATTGATGCAGTAGTGGTTGATGTTAATGGAAGAGTTTTAGATAGAGAATCTATGGGGGAAGATCTTTTCTGGGCCATTAGAGGAGGAGGTGGAGCTAGCTTTGGAGTCATCGTTTCTTGGAAAATCAAGTTGGTTGTTGTCCCAGAAATTGTCACGGTTTTTAGAGTTGAAAAAACCATAGAAGATGGTGCCACCGACATTGTTTATCAATGGCAATATGTTGCTGATAACATACATGAAGATCTCTTTATAAGGTTGGTTGTGCTACCAGTGAATAAGAAGAGCTATCAGACCGTAAAAGCTAAATTTGTTGCTCTATTTCTTGGAAATGCAGAAAATCTCATTGCTTTAATGGATCAAAGTTTCCCTGAATTGGGCTTAAGTGGTAATGACTGCATTGAAATGAGCTGGATTGAATCGGTGCTCTATTGGTCTAATTATGCAAATGGAACATCCCTGGATGTTTTACTTGTCAGACAACCAGAATCAGAAaagttcttgaagaagaaatcagATTATGTCCAAGAACCGATTTCAAAGACGGGTCTTGAAGGTATATGGAAGAAAATGATGCAACTACGAAAGCCGGCACTAACATTCAATCCTTATGGTGGAAAAATGAGTGAGATTTCCGAGTCTGAAACTCCATTTCCACATAGATCAGGGAACATATACAAAATCCAATACTCAGTGAATTGGAAAGAGGAAGGTGTGGAGGCTGCGGATCAAAACTTGGATCGGATAAGAATGATTTATGATTATATGAAACCTCATGTCTCAAACTCACCAAGGGGTTCATATCTGAACTATAGAGATATTGATTTGGGTACCAATAGCGTTGGTAATGTTAGCTACTCAGAAGCTAGTTTATGGGCCACCAAGTATTTTAAGGGAAATTTTGACAGGTTAGTACAAGTGAAGACTATTGTGGATCCAGATAACTTCTTTAGATATGAACAGAGCATCCCATCTCTTGTATCCTGGACAAATGTAGTGGCAGAGTAA